Part of the Plutella xylostella chromosome 22, ilPluXylo3.1, whole genome shotgun sequence genome is shown below.
ATGGGTAGCATACTTCCTGTGCTTCCTAAGAATAACCCACCACAGTCTCGAACAGAATTTACTGGAATGAATGATTTACTCACATATTTATCAGAAGAATATGGCAAGAAGAAATGAAAGggtttaactttttattttatacattgaGAGTGTATAATTtagctttttattttatagatttatgTACAAATTAGCCAGTGTAAtgtagaatatttatttattgtgatAAATCTTGTTTGATTATGAATTCTCTTTTGTATGCGGGCCCATCGGAACAGCTGTTCTTGCAAGTGTACACCACCAACACACCCCAGTCTATGCTGTTCAGCTCTATACCAACATCAATGAAGTTGAGAAGCTGAGGCATTATCTGAAAAAAGAGATCTTCGTTATTATGATATTTCTAACAGATAAACAGATTCTTaaagttattacaattttataaaaggtattttttgcatgctgattatttaaatgttaattaacatgCTGATTATAATCAGCCATATTGACCAATCTATTAGAAGATGTTAAAGTAGAAGACagagaatataaaataaaaaaaaattgtatccCACCTGAAATTCAAACTGTCTTTCACCATTGCAGTATTCACAGTTAGGGATGTGAGCTACACTGTTAGTGTTCCCGGTGATCCAGAGAGGGGCTCCCCCTCGGTCATACCGCAAGACCTGGTCTGGGTGACGGGCTATCCGTTTACTAAACTTATTGAAGACTTTATCTACAGGCTGCTCCTGAGTGTATTGGTCCAACTCTGCTTCGCTCACACCAGTGAGGGATCCAGCCTTTTTCTCTTGCATTAGTTTCCTTAGTTTCTCCATTTCACTGTTTTCGTCTACATTTGTAGCTTCTTCCTGTAATTTTTAACTTGGTTGATTTTAGTTTTGTAGATGATGGCAAATGGATGAACAAAttggttttttatttgtggaaaggttttcatgtttttttcaaAGACTTTTCAACTGGTTATGAGCatattttatatgattttCCAGAGATATATAACAGAATAATTACCTCATCCTCTTCATCAACTACCAGTTCCCACTCCTTGAATAACAACCCTTTGCCAGAttcagttacaacaaaattacaTGGTTTTACAATCTCAGCTCcctgcaaaaaaaaaattaaactgtTTATAACTGTTTTGTTAGTTCcttactttttataatatttaacattCATTCAAAATAATACCTTCATTTCATCACACTTTTCCTTGTGACCTtttttccaatctaaaatTTGATGTTTCCGACTGCAATAGTAAATCTTTTTGCACTTTGAACAATGTGATGGAGCTTTAGTACCACAAACTTCACAAAGTTTAGACCACTTCTCCATTGAGAATTCCTGTAAAAAAGGGGTTTTTGTCTAGATTACCCAtggaaataataagtactcATATATGTacaagtacttattacttccatgagaTTACTCAGGCATGCCTTGCCATGtcatttaaattacaaatgcTTACTTCATTTTCATCCTCTTCATATGGCTCAAACAAATAGTATTCATTTTTACGTGGTAGCTGATTTCTAATGACTACAAAGTTCTCAGCATTATTGCTTTGACAACAAGATCCATTTTtgcatacaaaaataaatatgctcCTATGAAAGCTCTCGTCTGATTCTTCGTAAGGGGCATACACCTGGAAACGAATAAAATcgtattaaataatttattttagatagTAATATTGTGATGataattacgtaggtacattgAATAGGTGAACAGTGAACACACTTAggttataaaatacaatatcaTTTTTAAAAGGTACTCTGGTTCTTACCTGGCATAAGAAAATAAGGGGATCTTCACAGCGTGAACATGTAGTCTCAGATGGACTGGGAAGATTTTTTAAGTCAAGCCAAGCAGGTTTTCCCCCCACTTTACTTGGAAAAAATCTAGGATGTAAAAGAAAACTACTTCTTTCTTCCAAAACACCAATATCCACTTTTTTATCGCCCATGTTTGATCTTGGGTTGTTgcaattttattcttatcaATAATTGCTATTATAGAACACGAAACTTATGTTTTGTGtgattttattaaaagtttcaAACTTTAATAACCTATCCTAACCTCATCACACAACACATCTCATggttttgacagtgacagtgacagatgtcaaataaaataataatgacagatttatgtaggtaggtacctaaagaaaattaaaatttgaaagggttaaaataaaattatacctacctacctattaaaaCGTAGTGATTACAAACTTGCGAGctgattaattaataaatttgacGCTCCATTTACCTTTGTACCTACGTACTTTTCtgtaatttttactttaagGGTTCCCGTAcctaaagaaaattaaaatttgaaagggttaaaataaaattatacctacctattaaaaCGTAGTGATTACAAACTTGCGAGctgattaattaataaatttgacGCTCCATTTACCTTTGTACCTACGTACTTTTccgtaatttttacttttgaaaaaaaaaatacctaggcATTTGTCAgatcattaatttaataaaaacctttgtaatatattatttaagttactaGGTCTTATCATGAATGTTGTGTTAGCCTCTTAAACATATCTCGGGTTAGCCTGTAATTGTGTATACCACACTGTGACTTAGTTAccaagttagttattttttgtaagtaatatTCTTTTAGTGTAAGCCTGTTGGctattgtattaaataaataaaaataaaataaagtaaataatttttattcaatCTGTTCTGTTTTGGATTACGGATATCGGAGAGCGGACAACACTAGTGGTAGTTTCGTTTGGATCGGGTCCGgaaagtttgtttttattttgttttgtttacctacctattattttaGTTGTTATATTTAAGTAGCAAAGTAAATGAAGTTACCTTAATTAACTTAAGTATTGTGTAAGTAAGCActtgttaatatttattgcttAATTAACATCAAACCATACGTATCATTATCATTTTTTAGGTTATCATTGGAAAGGTGTGCACTGTGCATGGATCATGTTACCTATGCTTGGGACCAACTATCTCAACTACCTACTTGTCATATTTTTGCAGGCAAAAGTTAAGCTTAGTGGGTCATCTTGGGGACAGGTTTCTAATGGCATCATCCTTACAGCtgcatacagaccggcccaacgaaaaCCAAATGAACGCCCTACGATGgttatttatcatacataatacagggaagattgcagcaacgaaggtcaacgaaacccatTCGttgcgttcgtttggccggtctgtatgcaGCTATATAAACACCACTGACCACTGATCACAAAAGATGGCCCCTCTAAACCAAATGATACCTCTACCCAAGTATATTCAgtattaattttctttctaaattataaatgtataaatcgCTAGTTAAAGATTCACACTTTCATATCTCTACTCATGGTACCTGCTCGCCCACATGATTTTTTGTCTAATGAAAGATATGAGCAGATAGGCTGTATGTAGGGATTTTTGAATGGGACCAttgactgttgatgaaccattACTTCTCTTCGGATCAGTCCATAAGTAGAGATATAAAAGCGTAAAATTTTGACtatctacttattttataatttttctcTAGGTTCCCAGATTTAAAAGATTGGAAACCATTTTCCTAAAAGCTTttaaacatcatcatcagcctatagcagtccactgatggacgtaggcctctcccaaagtacaccactggatgcgatctttagctttccacATCTTGTCATATcgagccacctttcgcaagtcgtcaccccatctagccaaAGGGCgccccacactacgtttgcctagtcaatgcctccactccagaatacatttaccccatcggttattggttcttcgacagaccggcccactgccacttaagcttagtAACTTGGTGAGCTATGTtggtgactttagttctctgtgggattacttcgttccggaTGCAATCTTTCAGAGAGACTTGTAGCATAGCTCTTTCCATAGCTGTTGAATATAACTGGTTTCCAATATGGcattttataggtaggtacttctatGTAACTGAATTGATCCATAAAAGCTAGCATGAGTATCAAAAACTATACCTAGTACCATGGAgatgaatgtaaaaaaatataagtccCCTGAGATAGTTTCCACTTTAGCTATAAGTTTACAGCACTAGCAAGGGTCAGTATTACTGCCCAGTATTTTTTCATCATTTGTATGAAACATAGCATTGGTTAGTttgttttacatatttttcccTCATGGTAGGCACTTATCcaaatcaatttaaatatatttagtaaATGACCACCAACTGAAAACAAAGTGGGTCAGATTTGACCCATGacttatgtatgtaatttGTGGGCTGAATTTGTTGACAAACATTTGTAGGGCCAAACATTTTGTAAGCAAGGCTAACTGTTGATGGGTCAATCAATGATCATGATTCAATTAGTTTTTTCACTTTAACATTTTTCAGCTCTGTAAAATCTTGTAAAACCTGTGGCTCTTACAGATTTTACAGTGGTTGGCCACCAATATaaaacaacgcggactcgggtgtccAACATAATTATGGTTACATCCACGGTTTCCttcttaaaatttaataatatgtagcaGATAAcacttaaattttttaaagCCCATGCCATACGTAGATTGCATAAGCTTACTTATTTGtgttttctttatttgtttcagATAACGTCACAACGGCGATAAGACGCGACCTCTAACATTGATGTAACTGATCAATTTATGAACACACCGGCCACTTGATCTTATTTAGTCTCATTATAGAACTGTTCCGTTCATGTTCATATAGAGTCTATAACCCTAAAGATGTGTATTATAAGGTTCTTTTCATCGGAGGCATTTAGTGCACATAAAACTAAGGAAATTTTGGAGAAGTTGAAACTGGTTGATGGCGATGTTCGTCTGCTGACCACGGAGCTGTGTTACCATGTGGAGTTGGCGGAGGGGTGTGATTACCTCAACATCAATCAGATAAAGAAGCTCCAGTGGTTGCTGAGCTCTCCTCTGCAGCCTCACGCGCTAAAGAACAACACTATCTTCAAGGACATCAAAGATAATGAGCTGGTCATTGAAATCGGGCCAAGGTTTGTAGTTTTTCTTCCTTCCATTCCATTTGGTTGAATTTATAATAGAACCCTGTTATCACTGTGGTTAGGTAACtacagtacttacctatatccAGAAAACTCCCATCCAAACTTATTTGGAAGCCATAACTATATTTCGTAACTTTCTCTCTCAGCACTTCACCATAAATTGACTATAATATCTTCCATTACAGATTCAACTTCTCGACAGCCGACTCGAGTAACTCTGTGCAAATATGCGAGAGCGTCGGCCTCGACGCCATCATTCGACTGGAGGTGTCCACTCGGTACCTGATCACGTTCGCGAAGGCCAAGACTGTCTCCCAGAAGCAGTTCGATGACCTCGCGG
Proteins encoded:
- the LOC105393608 gene encoding programmed cell death protein 2 — encoded protein: MGDKKVDIGVLEERSSFLLHPRFFPSKVGGKPAWLDLKNLPSPSETTCSRCEDPLIFLCQVYAPYEESDESFHRSIFIFVCKNGSCCQSNNAENFVVIRNQLPRKNEYYLFEPYEEDENEEFSMEKWSKLCEVCGTKAPSHCSKCKKIYYCSRKHQILDWKKGHKEKCDEMKGAEIVKPCNFVVTESGKGLLFKEWELVVDEEDEEEATNVDENSEMEKLRKLMQEKKAGSLTGVSEAELDQYTQEQPVDKVFNKFSKRIARHPDQVLRYDRGGAPLWITGNTNSVAHIPNCEYCNGERQFEFQIMPQLLNFIDVGIELNSIDWGVLVVYTCKNSCSDGPAYKREFIIKQDLSQ